The genomic interval AATGATTAAAAAATTAGTTACTTGTCTCGTAGTTCTTGCTGTGTTCTCCACCCCTCTTTTTGCTCAATGGAGTAATGATCCCGCTATGAATACCGCAGTTTGCGATTTAAGTGGAGAGCAAGCAATTCCCAAAGTAGTCTCATCTGCAGATTTTACGTATGTGAGCTGGTTTTCCAGTGATGCCGGCAATTACGATGTTCGTCTGCAACTTTATGATTCCCAAGGAAATGAACAATGGGAACACAACGGAATCCTGATTAGTAACCATGAAGCAATGACTTGGTTGACGGATTGGGATATGACAATTGATAACGAGAACCACGCCATTCTGGCTTTTCAGGACATCAGAACAGGAAGCAATAATATCTATGCTTATAGAATTTCTCCTAATGGTGATTTCGTTTGGGGTGCAGATGGCATAGCATTATCAAACACCTCTGCTTTCGATGCTTCACCCGTTACTGCAGTTACTAGCTCCGGTAACGCAATTATCGCTTGGACTTCGGAAACAGTCTCTTTTTTGCAAAAGATTTCACCAGCAGGTGATTTGCTTTGGGGCGATACGGGAATTACTCTAACGGGAACAGAATCATATAGCTGGCCCCAAATTATCCCAATTGAAAATGACAATATCTTGGTAAAATTTTACAAGGATACAGGTAGCTATCCTTATATTACCAGAAATGTTTATGCTCAAAGATTTGACGCTGATGGAAATCCTGTGTGGAGCGAAGATACAATTATTTCAAATGCCGGTGGAGTAAGTGCATGGACTCAAATTTTATCAATTGTTAAGGATCATGATAATGGATTTTATGTAGCCTGGCGTGATGACCGAGATAATAATATGATTCTTGAAGTATATCTTCAGCATATTGACTCTGACGGAAATTGTACTTATGAAGATAATGGCATGAAGGTTTCTACTTTGCCAAACAGAAATAGGATGTACGTTCAACTTGCATTACCCCCAAATTCCGATAATATTTTCGCTTTCTGGAATGAGATGGATTCTAATCAAATCAACCGAGGAATCTATGGACAAAAAATATCCCCATCAGGTGAAAGATTATGGGGTGATAGTGCAATAGCATTCATCGAATTATCAAGCACAAATGTTCTTCCTTTTGCAGCAGGAGCTTCGCAAAATGATGCAGTTTTATTTTACGAATACTTGCTATCTGCGATCAATACGCATATCAAGGCAATGCGTATTGATGAAGACGGAAATTATGTTTGGCCAGATGAAAAAGTTATGATGTGTTCTGCCAATTCACAAAAAATCCATCCGGATGTAAGTTGTTTCCAAAATGATCAATGGGTAGCCACATGGGAAGATAATCGAAATGGTGCAAATGACATTTATGCTCAGAATATAAACTTGGACGGCACACTCGGAACAAATCAGGGAATTTATGAAAAACCTGATATGCCCGATTTTTTCTTTCTTGCAAATTCCCCCAATCCCTTTAATTATCAAACAGAAATCCAATTCTCTCTCAATACAATTACACGCTTGGAAATCAGTATTTATAATATCAAAGGTGAAAAGGTTAAAACTCTCGTTAAGGCGGAATTCAACAAAGGATTGCATTCAAAAACATGGAATGGAAAAGATGATAAAAACCAAACCGTATCATCAGGAATTTATTTTGTGAAGATGAAAGAGTTCGAAAATAATGCTATCTCTCAAGTTGAAAAGATCATGTTTATAAAATAAACTTGAAAAAACTTGAGTTAATCCGCCTGCCTCGTGTCCGCCAGCCGGCGGATTATCTGTTTTATTTATCCCGTGAAATGATTTTATCTTTTTTATTTCACTGGGATTTCACAGGGGTGATATTTTAATCTGTGAGCCAACTTAAGAAAGGGGATTTAACCATTTCGCCCTATGGCGGAATGGTTTAAACACAATTAGCCAAAAATGACCTTTTTTAAGTGGACTCATTTGTAATACTAAATTTTTATTACCTCTCTAACTGAAATGTTTTTTTCAATCTTCAAACAAATCATCAAAACTGTTTTTTGCAATTCGGTAGGGGAATCCTTTTCTTTGCAGAAATGCTAATGCTTTTTGTTTTCGCTTTTTCGGCTCGAATCTTTCCAAACTTCTCAGTTTTTTTTTCAACAACCGATCAGCCATTTCCTGCTCAACTTCGGCAGTGAGATTTTCTTCGAGAACCAGATCAATGATTTCACTACTGATCCCCTTTGATCTTAATTTGTTTCTAAGTAATATTTTCCCTTCCGGATGAAATTTAATCAGATCCCGAAGATACATTTCTGCAAAATTACTATCGTTTATAAATCCCAGTGTTTCAAACTTATTGATTAATTTTTCGATTACAAGCGGTGAAAAATTCTTTGATTTGAGTTTATTTTGAATTTCACCTTTGGAACGGAAACGATAATCAAGTAGATCCAAAATTGCCTTTTCACCTTCGTAGAGTTCAACTCTCTCCGTTAATTCGGATAGGTTTTCACTCTCGATTTGTTTGCCTGTTGTGAGACCAAACTTATCTAAGGCTTTTTTTGAAAGTGAAAAGGCATAATTATTATCTACATAGATTTGATACTTATTTTTTCTTGCTATTTTTTGAATCTTTGTTATCTTCATCCGGTTGTGGTTTAATTAGTCCCAGAACGATTTTTACTTTATTATCAATTTCTTTCATTTCCTTCGGATTTTCTTTTAGGAAATCAATTGTTTGCTCTTTTCCCTGACCAAGTTGTATGTCGTTATAGGAATACCAAGAGCCTCTTTTTTTAATAATGTCGTGTTCCACACCTTCATCCACCAAAATGCCTAATGATGAAATTCCGTTACCGTAAATTATATCAAACTGAGCGCGTTTAAAAGGCGGTGCAAGTTTATTCTTTACGATTTTTACCCAAACCACATTTCCGATAATATTTTTTGTAGGAGTTTCTTTTATGCTCGGTCCTTTTTTCACTTCGATTCGGACTGAAGTATAAAATTTCAATGCGACTCCACCGGTAGTTGTTCGCGGATTCATATAGGGGGCAACGCCAATTTTCATTCTCGTTTGGTTTATGAAAACGAGAGAGCAGTTGGATTTGCTAATAATTGCCGTTAGTTTTCGCAATGCCTGAGACATCAAACGAGCCTGCAAACCCACGTGTCTATCGCCCATTTCTCCATCAATTTCTGCCTGCGGAACAAGTGCTGCCACAGAATCAACGATGATAAGTGCAACTGCGTTACTGCGAACTAAAGTCTCAACAATCTCGAGAGCCTGTTCACCTGTATCCGGTTGGGAAATAAGCATTTCATCCGTATTAACTCCCAATTTGCGAGCGTAAATAGGGTCGAGAGCGTGTTCCGCATCAATGAAGGCAATCACGCCATCCTTTTTTTGAGCTTCGGCTGCAATATGCAGTGCCAAAGTAGTTTTGCCGGATTGTTCCTCACCATAAATTTCCGTAACTCTGCCACGCGGAATGCCACCTATCCCAAGAGCTGCGTCCAGATTGATCGCGCCGGTAGGGATAAAATCAATATCAGCATGAGTTTTTGAACCCAATTTCATAATAGAACCTTCACCGTATTTTTTTCTGATCTGTCCTATTGCGGTGCTAAGTTCAGGGTTTTCATTTTTTCCTGTGTCTTTCTTTTTTGCCATTTTTTCCTCCGTAATATTTATTTTCGATTTAATAAAAAGATTTTTTCAACTGTATAGATTGGACCTTTGGGTGTTAATTGACTTCTAAATAATGTTAATTTGGAACAAGGAACATCCTTGATAATTTTCTGGGTTTTTGCAATTATTTTTTCCCACTCAATGTTTTGAACAAATCTGATCCTGCCAAGCGTGGAGTGTAATTTCAAAGAACGGTGCGATTTTTCAAAACCAATTGCATTTAGATTGCTTTCAATTTCTTTGAAAATGTTCTGAGCAACCTGATTATTCTCAATAATATCATACCAAATAACGCGCGGATTATGATAATTTGGAACAACTTCTATCTTCCCAAATTTTGTTTTAAAGGGAGGGAATCTGTCGGTAATTTTTTGAACTGAATTGCAAATTTCGTCAAGGAGTGAAGGTTGAACTTCACCCAAAAATTTGAAAGTAATATGCAAATTTTCCTCTTCGACCCATTTTATTCCTTTGGGAATGTATGATTTTAGAATGCTGACATTTTCATAAATCCTTTTTTTTATCCGGTTTGGAAAATCGATTGCAAGAAAAAGTCGCATTATCTTTTGTATCCTATTTTTTGCAAAAATTCTGTTCGTTCTTTTATATCTTTTTCATTTTCTACACCCAGAGGTGAATAACCGTCAATTACCCCGAGGATACCGCAACCTTGCTCACTTTTTGCCAGAATTACTTCCACGGGATTTGCCGTAGCACAAAAAATATTTACTACTTCAAAGCATTGTTTGAGTGCGTTTAGGACGTTTATCGGAAAAGCATCTTTCAGGATAATAATGAAAGAATGACCGGCGGAAAGTTTCTCTATATTTCTCACAGCCGCATCAATCAATTCCATGTCAGTTCCGTCTTTTCGGACAAGCCGTTTTTCTGAAGCTTCGCTGAACGCCAGACCGAATTTTGCTGATGATATGCTGCTCATCATTATTTCATAGATATCTTCTACTGTTTTTATAAAATGTGAATGCCCTAAAATCACATTGCAACCATACGGGATTTCCAATTTAACTGTTTTTAATTCCATGTTATCACCTGAAAATTCTTTTTAATTT from Candidatus Cloacimonadota bacterium carries:
- a CDS encoding RecX family transcriptional regulator; this translates as MKITKIQKIARKNKYQIYVDNNYAFSLSKKALDKFGLTTGKQIESENLSELTERVELYEGEKAILDLLDYRFRSKGEIQNKLKSKNFSPLVIEKLINKFETLGFINDSNFAEMYLRDLIKFHPEGKILLRNKLRSKGISSEIIDLVLEENLTAEVEQEMADRLLKKKLRSLERFEPKKRKQKALAFLQRKGFPYRIAKNSFDDLFED
- the thpR gene encoding RNA 2',3'-cyclic phosphodiesterase; this translates as MRLFLAIDFPNRIKKRIYENVSILKSYIPKGIKWVEEENLHITFKFLGEVQPSLLDEICNSVQKITDRFPPFKTKFGKIEVVPNYHNPRVIWYDIIENNQVAQNIFKEIESNLNAIGFEKSHRSLKLHSTLGRIRFVQNIEWEKIIAKTQKIIKDVPCSKLTLFRSQLTPKGPIYTVEKIFLLNRK
- a CDS encoding adenosine-specific kinase; this encodes MELKTVKLEIPYGCNVILGHSHFIKTVEDIYEIMMSSISSAKFGLAFSEASEKRLVRKDGTDMELIDAAVRNIEKLSAGHSFIIILKDAFPINVLNALKQCFEVVNIFCATANPVEVILAKSEQGCGILGVIDGYSPLGVENEKDIKERTEFLQKIGYKR
- a CDS encoding FlgD immunoglobulin-like domain containing protein; translation: MIKKLVTCLVVLAVFSTPLFAQWSNDPAMNTAVCDLSGEQAIPKVVSSADFTYVSWFSSDAGNYDVRLQLYDSQGNEQWEHNGILISNHEAMTWLTDWDMTIDNENHAILAFQDIRTGSNNIYAYRISPNGDFVWGADGIALSNTSAFDASPVTAVTSSGNAIIAWTSETVSFLQKISPAGDLLWGDTGITLTGTESYSWPQIIPIENDNILVKFYKDTGSYPYITRNVYAQRFDADGNPVWSEDTIISNAGGVSAWTQILSIVKDHDNGFYVAWRDDRDNNMILEVYLQHIDSDGNCTYEDNGMKVSTLPNRNRMYVQLALPPNSDNIFAFWNEMDSNQINRGIYGQKISPSGERLWGDSAIAFIELSSTNVLPFAAGASQNDAVLFYEYLLSAINTHIKAMRIDEDGNYVWPDEKVMMCSANSQKIHPDVSCFQNDQWVATWEDNRNGANDIYAQNINLDGTLGTNQGIYEKPDMPDFFFLANSPNPFNYQTEIQFSLNTITRLEISIYNIKGEKVKTLVKAEFNKGLHSKTWNGKDDKNQTVSSGIYFVKMKEFENNAISQVEKIMFIK
- the recA gene encoding recombinase RecA: MAKKKDTGKNENPELSTAIGQIRKKYGEGSIMKLGSKTHADIDFIPTGAINLDAALGIGGIPRGRVTEIYGEEQSGKTTLALHIAAEAQKKDGVIAFIDAEHALDPIYARKLGVNTDEMLISQPDTGEQALEIVETLVRSNAVALIIVDSVAALVPQAEIDGEMGDRHVGLQARLMSQALRKLTAIISKSNCSLVFINQTRMKIGVAPYMNPRTTTGGVALKFYTSVRIEVKKGPSIKETPTKNIIGNVVWVKIVKNKLAPPFKRAQFDIIYGNGISSLGILVDEGVEHDIIKKRGSWYSYNDIQLGQGKEQTIDFLKENPKEMKEIDNKVKIVLGLIKPQPDEDNKDSKNSKKK